In one Desulfuribacillus stibiiarsenatis genomic region, the following are encoded:
- a CDS encoding cupredoxin domain-containing protein: MKKLLGIALVTVLSLSLVACGGNDAASSPTPAPVTNEIPPIPAGYEDARIINLDFTPQTIVPNSITLKAGEKVVFEIVNTDPDGEHNFLSKEIGLPEILVDGGQTVRSGWEVPNKPGTYEPLCTIHPWIKMTFVVEE; this comes from the coding sequence ATGAAAAAATTATTAGGTATTGCATTAGTAACGGTATTATCACTATCTTTAGTAGCTTGCGGGGGGAATGACGCGGCTAGTAGCCCAACTCCAGCACCAGTAACCAATGAAATTCCACCGATTCCAGCAGGATATGAAGATGCACGCATTATCAATTTAGACTTTACACCACAAACAATTGTACCGAACTCTATTACGTTAAAAGCTGGGGAAAAGGTTGTATTTGAAATTGTAAATACAGATCCAGACGGAGAACATAACTTTTTAAGTAAAGAGATTGGCTTACCAGAGATTCTTGTTGATGGTGGTCAAACGGTAAGAAGTGGTTGGGAAGTTCCAAATAAGCCAGGTACATACGAGCCATTATGCACAATTCACCCTTGGATCAAAATGACATTTGTTGTTGAAGAATAA
- a CDS encoding MalY/PatB family protein — protein sequence MKHIFDHNIDRKNTNAVKWDQNRAFCGEDDVLPFWVADMDFPSPEPVVQALKHRAEHGIYGYTAHSESYMNSILNWVSRRHDWHIDKGWIATVPTVLYGITLIMRSFSEPGDHIVIQPPVYHPFARIIQDNDREIVHNELVYHEGRYEMDFDDLEEKLKHPKAKLFLLCSPHNPVGRVWTHEELKRVGELCIRHNVLIISDEIHWDIVLRGHKHIPMASISEEIAQRTFTSTAPTKTFNMAGLHISNMIIPNQAFKKVIDFEIRKAALNDNNVFGLTALENAYTSGEEWLDELLAYLEGNLQLIEAFAEEHWPKVKVIPLEGTYLVWLDVSALGIDGVSLQKRLVQEAKVALHMGKTFGSGGEGFIRMNIACPKSMIEQGLTQMKEILK from the coding sequence ATGAAACATATTTTCGACCATAATATTGATAGGAAAAATACAAACGCCGTCAAATGGGATCAAAACAGGGCGTTCTGTGGTGAGGATGACGTGCTACCGTTTTGGGTTGCCGATATGGATTTCCCAAGTCCTGAACCTGTTGTTCAAGCTCTTAAGCATAGGGCAGAGCATGGAATTTACGGTTATACTGCGCATAGCGAGTCTTATATGAATTCGATTCTTAATTGGGTTTCTAGAAGGCATGATTGGCACATAGACAAAGGCTGGATTGCTACGGTGCCAACGGTTTTGTATGGGATTACTTTGATTATGCGGTCCTTTTCTGAGCCAGGAGACCATATTGTGATTCAACCGCCTGTTTACCATCCTTTTGCAAGGATTATTCAAGATAACGATCGGGAAATTGTACATAATGAATTAGTTTATCATGAGGGTCGTTATGAAATGGATTTCGACGATTTAGAAGAAAAGTTAAAACACCCGAAAGCCAAGCTATTTCTACTGTGCAGTCCACATAATCCAGTGGGACGAGTTTGGACCCATGAAGAATTAAAGCGAGTTGGAGAGTTATGTATAAGACATAATGTACTGATAATTTCCGATGAGATTCACTGGGACATAGTATTGAGAGGACACAAGCACATTCCGATGGCTTCTATTAGCGAGGAAATAGCTCAGAGGACGTTTACTTCCACTGCGCCAACGAAAACCTTTAATATGGCAGGGTTACATATATCGAATATGATCATCCCTAATCAAGCGTTTAAGAAAGTAATTGATTTTGAAATTCGGAAAGCAGCTCTAAATGATAATAACGTTTTTGGTCTGACAGCATTAGAGAATGCCTATACGTCAGGTGAGGAGTGGCTAGACGAACTACTTGCTTACTTGGAAGGTAACTTACAATTAATAGAGGCATTCGCAGAAGAACATTGGCCTAAAGTGAAAGTAATTCCACTAGAAGGAACATATCTTGTATGGCTAGATGTAAGTGCGTTAGGAATCGACGGAGTTTCGTTACAAAAAAGGTTAGTTCAAGAAGCAAAGGTTGCCCTACATATGGGTAAAACCTTTGGATCAGGGGGAGAAGGATTTATTCGAATGAATATTGCATGTCCTAAATCCATGATAGAGCAGGGCCTAACACAGATGAAGGAAATATTGAAATAA
- a CDS encoding cytochrome-c peroxidase, giving the protein MKKRTLLLLALVAVFSIATLTACGGTTTSTPAAAPEAPAVDPRTVFAPLGAMPIPEDNPMTDEKIELGKMLYFDKRLSGDDTISCASCHEPAKGWSDNRKTFLGFQGNVGVRNSPSIINSGHYSLQFWDGRMKTLEEQALGPIQDKGEMNLSLDELLVKLNAVPEYVERFQKVFNSEITTDGVAKAIAAFERTIVINDSEFDKWLAGDESALSAEAKEGMKLFVGKANCIQCHNGASLTDNNFHNVGIENDNLGRANFTKNPEDSGKYKTPALRGIGHTAPYMHNGTVATLEDVVEYFNKGGDNHTNKSVLIKPLNLSDAEKANLVAFLKSLNGTLPIVDEPTLP; this is encoded by the coding sequence ATGAAAAAACGGACTTTATTATTACTTGCTTTAGTTGCAGTGTTTAGCATTGCGACGCTAACTGCTTGTGGCGGCACAACTACATCAACACCTGCTGCTGCGCCTGAAGCACCTGCAGTTGATCCTAGAACGGTATTTGCGCCATTAGGAGCAATGCCGATTCCTGAAGACAACCCAATGACTGACGAGAAAATCGAATTAGGAAAGATGTTATACTTCGACAAGAGATTATCTGGTGATGACACAATTAGCTGTGCTAGCTGTCACGAGCCTGCAAAAGGTTGGAGCGACAACCGTAAGACTTTCTTAGGGTTCCAAGGTAACGTAGGTGTGCGTAACTCACCATCAATCATTAACTCTGGACATTACAGCTTACAGTTCTGGGATGGAAGAATGAAGACTTTAGAAGAGCAAGCATTAGGTCCTATTCAAGATAAAGGTGAAATGAACTTATCTTTAGATGAGTTATTAGTAAAGTTAAATGCAGTACCTGAGTATGTTGAAAGATTCCAAAAAGTATTCAATAGTGAAATTACTACAGATGGTGTAGCGAAAGCTATCGCTGCATTTGAAAGAACAATCGTAATCAATGACTCTGAGTTCGACAAGTGGTTAGCTGGTGATGAATCAGCACTATCTGCGGAAGCAAAAGAAGGTATGAAGTTGTTCGTTGGTAAAGCGAACTGTATCCAATGCCATAATGGCGCTAGCTTAACAGATAACAACTTCCACAATGTTGGAATTGAGAATGACAATTTAGGAAGAGCAAACTTCACTAAGAACCCAGAAGATTCTGGTAAGTACAAGACACCTGCATTAAGAGGAATTGGTCATACAGCTCCTTACATGCATAATGGTACAGTTGCTACATTAGAGGACGTTGTAGAATACTTCAATAAAGGTGGAGACAACCACACGAACAAGAGTGTTCTAATCAAACCACTTAACTTAAGTGATGCTGAAAAAGCAAACTTAGTAGCATTCTTGAAGTCATTAAATGGCACACTTCCAATCGTTGATGAGCCAACACTTCCTTAA
- a CDS encoding cytochrome ubiquinol oxidase subunit I: MNNLPIPTELDLPIPGSVPFFTVLLVISFILHIIFVNVMIGGTVVALVTEYLGIKRNDVRYDRLAQSMITVTSVNKSIAVVLGVAPLLLISVLYTRFIYSSTVLIGKAWISVVPLVIIAFLFLYAYKFSWESMRNSKGMHMLLGLGGVIPLLFIPLIFSTNMVLMLVPDRWLSTTSFWQAAMHSSVLPRYFHVLFASFALIGIMIVLMGYWQNLKATTAEEQSYRQWTMQYGIYWALYAILGQLFVGPVLLFLQPSGVRASFLGGSNTWMIIIAVILVCGILTTLYLMGKSLNSKALNTQSMTKTVSETAATVEQGLTSRNNDRKTWGIIIALLCVLLLMGTIRHQVREIHLAPYQNPSFEQNLIKEVSK, translated from the coding sequence ATGAATAATTTACCGATTCCTACTGAATTAGACCTGCCAATTCCTGGATCTGTTCCTTTTTTTACAGTATTGCTCGTAATTAGTTTTATACTTCATATTATTTTTGTGAATGTGATGATTGGTGGTACGGTCGTTGCGCTCGTTACAGAGTATCTCGGTATTAAACGTAATGATGTTCGGTATGACCGATTAGCCCAGTCTATGATAACTGTAACCTCTGTGAATAAGAGTATCGCAGTCGTACTTGGAGTAGCGCCATTATTATTAATTAGCGTACTGTATACGAGGTTTATCTATTCTTCCACAGTGCTCATCGGCAAAGCTTGGATTTCAGTAGTACCTCTAGTAATCATCGCTTTCCTGTTCTTGTATGCTTACAAATTTTCTTGGGAATCGATGAGAAACTCCAAAGGGATGCATATGCTACTAGGACTTGGTGGTGTAATCCCATTACTGTTTATCCCGTTAATTTTTTCTACCAACATGGTGTTAATGCTTGTACCTGACCGTTGGTTAAGTACCACTAGTTTCTGGCAAGCAGCAATGCACAGTAGCGTGCTACCAAGATATTTCCATGTTTTGTTTGCCTCTTTTGCACTCATTGGTATTATGATTGTTTTGATGGGCTATTGGCAAAATCTTAAAGCAACAACTGCTGAGGAGCAATCCTATCGCCAATGGACTATGCAATATGGAATATACTGGGCACTTTATGCAATCCTTGGGCAGCTATTTGTTGGTCCAGTCCTTTTATTCTTACAACCCTCGGGAGTAAGAGCGTCGTTTTTGGGCGGATCAAATACATGGATGATTATAATTGCAGTAATCCTAGTGTGTGGAATTTTAACCACATTATATTTAATGGGTAAATCTCTTAACTCTAAAGCGCTCAATACACAATCGATGACAAAAACTGTTAGTGAAACTGCTGCTACTGTAGAACAGGGACTTACTTCTAGGAATAATGACAGGAAAACATGGGGTATCATCATTGCGTTGTTATGTGTGCTGCTTTTAATGGGTACAATCCGTCATCAAGTAAGAGAAATACACTTAGCACCTTATCAAAACCCGTCCTTCGAACAAAACTTGATAAAGGAGGTCTCAAAGTAA
- a CDS encoding peptidoglycan recognition protein family protein — translation MYHYSSDHIPKSQNRRPGIQTTMTSITIHNTANPTSTAKNERGWLLNQYNTRTASWHIAIDEKEAIEAIPLNEVAWHAGNREGNYSSIGIEICESGDQDKVWKNAVHLVATMLHDRKWDTDRIKTHKYWSGKDCPRLILPKWNTFISSVEEQLELIHKEEVQNANQNQFADIPEWKKEGPVYLSKQGLLNNPEQWLQTLDDPMPTWAAMLLLKRIHEDTKGRS, via the coding sequence ATGTATCACTATAGCTCAGACCATATTCCGAAATCGCAAAATCGTAGACCTGGAATACAGACAACCATGACATCGATTACAATTCATAATACGGCGAACCCAACAAGCACTGCAAAGAATGAACGTGGTTGGTTATTAAATCAATATAACACGCGTACAGCTAGCTGGCACATTGCCATTGATGAGAAAGAAGCAATAGAAGCGATTCCTTTAAATGAAGTTGCATGGCATGCAGGGAACCGAGAGGGGAATTACTCAAGCATTGGCATCGAGATATGTGAGAGTGGGGACCAGGATAAAGTTTGGAAGAACGCAGTGCATCTAGTCGCTACTATGTTGCATGATAGGAAATGGGATACAGATCGAATAAAGACTCATAAATATTGGAGTGGGAAAGACTGTCCGCGACTTATATTACCAAAATGGAATACGTTCATTTCTAGTGTAGAAGAACAATTAGAACTAATCCATAAAGAAGAAGTTCAAAACGCGAACCAAAATCAATTCGCAGATATTCCAGAATGGAAAAAAGAAGGACCGGTCTATCTATCAAAGCAAGGGCTACTCAATAATCCTGAGCAATGGTTACAGACATTAGATGATCCGATGCCGACATGGGCAGCTATGCTACTATTAAAACGAATCCATGAAGATACGAAAGGAAGATCATAA
- a CDS encoding stalk domain-containing protein, protein MPQQLRLFVSIAAAILTIVLSFSDASANSVWKETKTVTVNQAAKTVQIVYINLSDRSIEIRPVTAKDQIGLTESLESMAKRTNAIAAINGTFFNAYTDDRQPHGVIQKNGVVLHSGSSGSVSGFDGNNRLMIANLNPKIIGGKNGSWEWPNNWHAWGFNHDTTSNSPNAIMLFTPEHKGGITSGNHAFSVVVDNGKVTRIVNENTTIPKTGYVIRIGRDAGEQWQNFFKVGDMVDYTVDFQAKTPSQNISWDSVRHSLGAGPILVHKGKVDVDFVRDQMPDPKITSNIGMRSFIGVKSDGTLGLGTVTAVTVQQLATVVKDLGFIEAMNLDGGASSGLYYNGSHLTKPGRELSNAWVIIKHPHNMPRLHVNGTELYSDVNAYMDFINGDRNRGVTMIPVRGVLEKTGATISWDASSKKVTAVRGNTKVELTTDSKVAIVNGAPQTLEMPATIRSNRVFVPLRFLSEALGDDVSWNQKEFMVTIQSSASNQTANSTISDLFNRAQTAYQAKEYGVAAAAYKQYVASVTNVDESTYNSWGWSAYNAGIFDDAILAFQGYTEKFPNKTGGYYGLAVIYSHSQVGNYEMAKQNYQKVLEVDSNGTHADYARKFLDTSNELLNKAQKTYIEKDYANAAILYKEYIQQVPNAEATAYHSWGWSAYNARMFDDAILAFQSYANRYPNSSAGAYGLAITYRHSTVNKPALAKQYYEKVIEIEPNSTNANYAREYLLTVK, encoded by the coding sequence TTGCCACAACAATTGCGTTTATTCGTATCAATAGCAGCTGCCATACTTACGATAGTCCTCTCTTTTAGTGATGCTAGTGCTAATAGTGTTTGGAAAGAAACAAAGACAGTTACAGTCAATCAAGCAGCGAAAACGGTGCAAATCGTTTACATTAACTTATCTGACCGCTCAATTGAGATAAGACCAGTTACAGCGAAAGATCAAATAGGATTAACCGAATCATTGGAGAGCATGGCCAAGAGGACCAATGCGATAGCAGCCATCAATGGAACATTTTTTAATGCGTATACAGATGACAGACAACCGCATGGAGTCATCCAGAAAAATGGGGTAGTTTTGCATAGTGGTTCTTCAGGAAGTGTATCCGGATTTGATGGAAATAATAGACTTATGATAGCAAACCTGAATCCGAAAATCATCGGCGGAAAGAACGGCTCATGGGAGTGGCCAAATAATTGGCATGCATGGGGGTTTAACCATGATACGACATCCAATTCACCAAACGCCATTATGCTGTTTACACCTGAACATAAGGGCGGAATTACTTCCGGGAATCATGCCTTTTCTGTGGTCGTCGATAACGGGAAAGTCACTCGCATCGTGAACGAGAATACTACCATACCGAAAACGGGATATGTCATTCGTATCGGGAGAGACGCAGGGGAACAGTGGCAGAACTTCTTTAAAGTAGGAGATATGGTAGATTATACGGTAGATTTTCAAGCGAAGACACCTTCACAAAATATAAGCTGGGATTCGGTTCGTCATTCCTTAGGAGCAGGACCAATTTTAGTGCATAAGGGCAAGGTAGATGTGGATTTTGTAAGAGATCAAATGCCAGACCCGAAGATTACCTCAAATATTGGGATGAGAAGTTTTATTGGGGTAAAGAGTGATGGTACATTAGGGCTTGGTACCGTTACAGCTGTAACAGTACAGCAACTTGCGACAGTGGTGAAAGACCTTGGTTTTATAGAAGCAATGAATCTTGATGGTGGGGCATCATCGGGATTATATTATAATGGTTCGCACTTGACGAAGCCTGGGCGAGAATTGAGTAATGCATGGGTTATTATTAAACACCCACATAACATGCCGCGTTTACATGTGAATGGGACAGAGTTATATTCTGATGTTAACGCGTACATGGATTTTATCAATGGTGATCGAAACCGTGGGGTGACAATGATTCCTGTACGAGGAGTGCTAGAGAAGACGGGAGCGACAATTTCTTGGGATGCCAGTTCGAAAAAGGTTACAGCTGTAAGGGGTAACACGAAAGTCGAACTTACGACAGACTCAAAAGTCGCCATTGTCAATGGAGCACCGCAGACGTTAGAGATGCCGGCAACCATCCGCTCGAACCGTGTTTTTGTTCCGCTACGCTTTCTTTCTGAGGCGTTAGGTGATGATGTTTCATGGAATCAAAAGGAGTTCATGGTCACAATTCAAAGTTCGGCGTCCAATCAGACAGCAAATTCTACAATATCGGATTTGTTCAATAGAGCACAGACTGCATATCAAGCGAAGGAATATGGGGTTGCAGCCGCTGCGTATAAGCAGTATGTAGCAAGCGTGACAAATGTAGACGAGTCCACTTATAACAGTTGGGGTTGGAGTGCCTATAATGCTGGAATATTTGATGATGCAATCCTAGCATTCCAAGGGTACACGGAGAAATTTCCGAACAAAACAGGTGGATACTATGGATTAGCTGTTATTTATAGCCATAGCCAAGTTGGGAATTATGAGATGGCAAAGCAAAATTATCAAAAGGTGTTAGAAGTAGATTCTAATGGAACCCATGCAGACTATGCACGAAAGTTCTTAGATACATCGAATGAGCTTTTAAATAAGGCACAGAAAACATATATTGAGAAAGATTATGCGAATGCTGCTATTCTTTATAAAGAGTACATCCAACAGGTTCCAAATGCAGAAGCCACTGCTTACCATAGTTGGGGTTGGAGCGCATATAATGCTCGCATGTTTGATGACGCAATTCTCGCTTTCCAGAGTTATGCGAATCGATACCCGAACTCTTCTGCTGGAGCATATGGATTAGCCATCACTTATAGACATAGTACTGTCAACAAACCTGCACTAGCAAAGCAATATTATGAAAAAGTAATTGAAATTGAACCTAATAGCACCAATGCGAATTATGCTAGAGAGTACTTACTCACTGTAAAATAG
- a CDS encoding YckD family protein: protein MRNLWLTIAVTLVCTLIIGGLPALAAEVNAEQPEKTVQFTDQQKKELASIHKDIIAKKKLLMSKYVEYGVLSKEKADKINSRMDKYYEKMEKSGFAPKWDKKGKKKEKPCCHKIS from the coding sequence ATGCGTAATCTGTGGTTAACCATTGCCGTAACATTAGTATGTACATTAATCATTGGTGGATTACCTGCTTTAGCAGCTGAAGTAAATGCGGAGCAACCAGAGAAGACTGTTCAGTTTACCGATCAACAGAAAAAAGAGCTAGCATCGATTCATAAAGACATCATTGCTAAGAAAAAACTTTTAATGTCTAAGTATGTTGAGTATGGTGTTTTATCAAAAGAGAAAGCTGATAAGATTAACTCCCGTATGGATAAGTATTATGAAAAAATGGAGAAGAGCGGCTTTGCTCCAAAGTGGGATAAAAAAGGTAAGAAAAAAGAAAAGCCTTGTTGCCATAAAATTTCCTAA
- a CDS encoding 4Fe-4S binding protein: MKRKIAYLFLILLVVQFIIPLPQASADQVVKITVHAKQYEFVPNKINVKQGDRVKITLIADDVTHGLFIDGYDIKAYDQPKDPEVGIIEFVADKTGNFTFRCPIVCGPMHPFMIGTLVVDPNPTFPIALFLTIGIGMTSLFYVYRRSDELVKNVQAPKEGIDLNKKYPWLEYILNQRWIIYLIFIVNTFFFAIVIFAGFAGTNVGNANFSLIFVWILWWALLIIILLPIGGRLWCTICPIPAPGEWIDRRAFIDKGCEKAPSVAIKGWPKGLKNIWLQNWSFLLVALFSGIILTRPLATSIVLSFFIVLAIITTVIYGKRIFCRYMCPVGGFIGLYSLLAPLGVRVRDKGTCRAHKDKECIVGNEKAYGCPWMETPWTMERNAYCGLCLECFKSCSQKNIALNWQSFGADLLVEKGKKLDEAYKAFIMLTCALAYSVIFQGPWGIFKTWANMSMPGFFIYAGGFLVLNLLIVPLLFALFVWIGKGLAFKDFSKIGHIFTPIVDMLKSTKSMFVPSSAQAEAAATAEKSANPSESFKKLFIDLSYVLVPMGLACWMAFSVSFLFINIVYILHVISDPFGWGWNLFGTKGLEWKPVGTGVYPYIQAFILFFGLIYSNWIGAKIIAKYPLDKGQKFRLLLPITVFLMAITALFLWLYI; the protein is encoded by the coding sequence ATGAAACGTAAAATTGCATATTTATTTCTGATTTTGCTTGTAGTACAGTTCATTATTCCTCTACCGCAAGCAAGTGCAGATCAAGTTGTTAAAATTACTGTTCATGCGAAACAATATGAATTTGTACCAAATAAAATTAATGTCAAACAAGGTGATCGTGTGAAAATCACATTGATTGCTGATGATGTAACACACGGGCTATTTATTGATGGATATGATATAAAAGCATACGATCAACCAAAAGATCCAGAAGTTGGCATTATTGAATTTGTTGCTGACAAGACGGGAAACTTTACGTTCCGTTGTCCGATTGTGTGTGGGCCTATGCATCCTTTTATGATTGGAACTTTAGTGGTAGATCCGAATCCCACGTTCCCAATCGCTTTATTTTTAACAATTGGCATTGGAATGACAAGTCTATTCTATGTTTATAGAAGAAGTGATGAGCTTGTTAAAAACGTCCAAGCACCAAAAGAAGGCATTGATTTAAACAAAAAATATCCGTGGTTAGAATATATCTTAAATCAACGATGGATTATATATCTAATATTTATCGTAAATACTTTCTTTTTTGCGATAGTAATCTTTGCAGGATTTGCAGGTACTAACGTTGGGAACGCGAATTTCTCATTGATATTTGTTTGGATTTTATGGTGGGCACTACTGATCATCATACTACTACCAATCGGGGGACGATTATGGTGTACGATTTGTCCTATACCTGCTCCTGGGGAATGGATTGACAGAAGAGCATTTATAGATAAAGGCTGTGAAAAGGCTCCATCTGTAGCAATTAAAGGGTGGCCGAAGGGACTTAAGAATATCTGGCTACAAAACTGGTCATTTTTATTAGTTGCTTTATTTAGTGGAATCATTCTTACGCGTCCATTGGCTACTTCTATTGTTTTAAGTTTCTTTATAGTGTTAGCAATTATTACTACAGTGATTTACGGAAAACGTATTTTCTGCCGTTATATGTGCCCAGTAGGGGGCTTTATCGGATTATACTCATTACTTGCACCACTTGGGGTCCGTGTCCGTGACAAAGGAACATGCCGTGCTCACAAGGATAAAGAGTGTATTGTTGGAAATGAAAAGGCATATGGTTGTCCATGGATGGAAACTCCTTGGACGATGGAAAGAAACGCTTACTGTGGACTTTGTTTAGAATGTTTCAAGAGTTGTTCACAGAAGAATATTGCCCTAAACTGGCAAAGCTTTGGTGCAGACTTATTAGTGGAAAAAGGCAAGAAGTTAGATGAAGCTTACAAGGCTTTCATTATGTTGACTTGCGCATTAGCATATTCGGTAATCTTCCAAGGTCCATGGGGAATCTTCAAGACTTGGGCGAACATGAGTATGCCTGGGTTCTTCATTTACGCAGGTGGATTCCTAGTCTTAAACTTATTGATCGTACCACTTCTGTTCGCGTTATTTGTTTGGATTGGTAAAGGGCTAGCATTTAAAGACTTCTCTAAAATAGGGCATATTTTCACGCCAATTGTAGACATGTTAAAATCGACAAAGAGTATGTTTGTTCCAAGTAGTGCGCAAGCAGAAGCAGCGGCTACAGCAGAAAAATCAGCGAATCCTAGTGAGTCATTTAAGAAACTATTCATTGATTTGTCGTATGTATTAGTGCCGATGGGATTAGCATGCTGGATGGCGTTTAGCGTATCCTTCCTGTTTATCAATATTGTCTATATTTTACATGTAATATCTGATCCATTTGGGTGGGGTTGGAACTTGTTTGGAACAAAAGGATTAGAGTGGAAACCAGTAGGAACTGGAGTATATCCATATATTCAAGCTTTCATCTTGTTCTTTGGTCTTATTTATTCCAATTGGATTGGAGCAAAAATCATTGCAAAGTATCCATTAGATAAAGGCCAGAAGTTTAGATTGCTATTACCAATTACAGTGTTTTTAATGGCAATTACAGCTTTATTCTTATGGTTATATATCTAA
- a CDS encoding flavodoxin domain-containing protein, protein MNTLIVYASKHGSTEKCANIIAENLRKHSQDSVDIINVKSKQGQAGCDFALYDRIIIGSSIYVGQTQKEVKEFCRTNLPILLQKQIGLFICCMFDEERAEMQLQTGFPEELVRHATAKEVLGGEFQFQKMNFLEKIAVKLASKNNGDVKKANTSQDISTISSEKINKFVNNIIKISINT, encoded by the coding sequence ATGAATACATTAATTGTATACGCATCGAAGCATGGTAGCACAGAGAAATGTGCCAATATCATTGCAGAGAATTTACGCAAACATAGTCAAGATTCTGTTGATATAATAAACGTGAAAAGCAAACAAGGGCAGGCGGGTTGCGATTTTGCTTTGTATGACCGAATTATTATTGGCAGCTCTATCTATGTGGGTCAAACACAAAAAGAAGTGAAAGAATTTTGCAGAACAAATTTACCAATACTTTTACAAAAACAAATTGGATTGTTCATTTGCTGTATGTTCGATGAAGAGCGTGCAGAAATGCAATTGCAGACAGGATTCCCAGAAGAATTAGTTAGACATGCAACAGCCAAGGAAGTTCTTGGTGGCGAATTCCAATTTCAGAAAATGAATTTCCTTGAAAAAATTGCCGTGAAATTGGCATCTAAAAATAACGGTGATGTCAAGAAAGCTAACACAAGTCAGGATATTTCCACGATATCTAGTGAAAAAATCAATAAATTTGTAAATAATATAATAAAAATCTCTATAAATACTTAA
- the speD gene encoding adenosylmethionine decarboxylase produces MKIKPVEKLKLYGFNNLTKTLSFNFYDICYAKDIEQRQKYIEYIDEEYNAKRLVHILSEVANIIGANILNIANQDYDPQGASVTMLVAENEVVNETDPPINMAASEGPGPDKDKIEKDSVVGHLDKSHITVHTYPENHPDKGISTFRADIDVSTCGEISPLKALNYLMTSFEPDICYIDYRVRGFTRDVNGNKFYIDHKINSIQNFMNSKTREMYDMIDVNVYQENIFHTKMLLREFDLNHYLFGTDKKDLLPRERGKIKQRIKKEMLEIYYGRNIDKV; encoded by the coding sequence ATGAAAATTAAGCCAGTGGAAAAGCTTAAATTGTATGGATTTAATAACCTTACAAAGACATTAAGCTTTAACTTTTATGATATTTGTTATGCAAAAGATATCGAACAAAGACAAAAGTACATTGAATACATCGATGAAGAATATAATGCAAAGCGTTTGGTTCATATTTTGTCTGAAGTAGCGAATATTATTGGAGCTAATATTCTGAACATTGCCAATCAAGACTATGACCCACAAGGTGCTAGCGTAACAATGCTAGTAGCGGAGAATGAAGTTGTGAATGAAACCGATCCACCAATCAACATGGCAGCTTCAGAAGGGCCTGGTCCTGATAAGGATAAGATTGAAAAGGATTCGGTTGTTGGTCATTTGGACAAGAGTCATATTACGGTACATACGTATCCAGAGAACCACCCTGATAAAGGGATTAGCACGTTCCGAGCAGATATTGACGTATCTACCTGTGGTGAAATATCGCCATTGAAAGCTCTGAATTATTTAATGACAAGTTTTGAACCGGATATCTGCTATATTGATTATCGCGTACGCGGATTTACTCGTGACGTCAATGGGAATAAGTTTTATATTGACCACAAAATAAATTCTATTCAAAATTTCATGAATAGCAAAACCCGTGAAATGTATGACATGATTGATGTAAACGTATATCAAGAAAACATTTTTCATACGAAAATGTTACTAAGAGAGTTTGATTTAAATCACTATTTGTTTGGCACAGATAAGAAGGACTTGCTACCAAGAGAAAGAGGAAAAATCAAACAAAGAATTAAAAAGGAAATGCTTGAGATTTACTACGGTCGAAATATAGACAAGGTTTAA
- a CDS encoding cupredoxin domain-containing protein yields the protein MRMKEFLAGAFAVFIILVVPVGAILGDNATKDPDVIDVYLRAHEKGGFSPSRIVVQEGQLVKLRLISEDVSHGFSIGELGVDSGRIKPGEIKVIEFIAEGPGEYGYVCNIICSPLHAKIRGTLIVQ from the coding sequence ATGCGTATGAAGGAATTTTTAGCTGGGGCCTTTGCGGTTTTTATCATACTGGTTGTTCCTGTGGGAGCAATCTTAGGGGATAATGCTACGAAAGATCCAGATGTAATTGATGTTTATTTGCGAGCTCACGAAAAAGGTGGATTCTCTCCTAGTAGAATCGTTGTTCAGGAAGGTCAACTTGTGAAATTGCGGTTGATTAGTGAAGATGTATCTCATGGGTTTTCTATCGGGGAATTAGGTGTTGATTCCGGAAGAATCAAGCCAGGAGAGATTAAAGTTATAGAATTTATTGCTGAAGGACCTGGAGAATATGGTTATGTATGTAATATAATATGCAGTCCGTTACATGCAAAAATCAGGGGAACATTAATTGTACAATAA